In Pseudomonas sp. MM213, a genomic segment contains:
- the pap gene encoding polyphosphate:AMP phosphotransferase: MFESAEIGHVIDKETYEAEVPALREALLEAQFELQQQKRFPVIILINGIEGAGKGETVKLLNEWMDPRLIEVRTFDQQTDEELARPPAWRYWRMLPAKGRMGIFFGNWYSQMLQARVHGVIKEPRFDQSINGAERLEKMLCDEGALIFKFWFHLSKKQMKDRLKALADDPLHSWRISPLDWQQSETYDRFVKYGERILRRTSRDYAPWHVIAGMDPRYRSLAVGKILLEGLQGALKRPKIHPDKVSAAPLASSVDLVNLLDSLDLNQHLEKEDYEEQLITEQARFSGLMRDKRMRRHALIAVFEGNDAAGKGGAIRRVAAALDPRQYSIVPIAAPTEEERAHPYLWRFWRHIPARAKFTVFDRSWYGRVLVERIEGFCSPADWLRAYGEINDFEEQIADAGVIVVKFWLAIDKQTQLERFEEREQIPFKRFKITEDDWRNRDKWEAYRGAVGDMVDRTSTEISPWTLVEANDKRWARVKVLRTLNQALEAAFEKSDKHEKKLKKPKT; this comes from the coding sequence ATGTTCGAATCTGCTGAAATCGGTCACGTCATCGACAAAGAAACCTATGAAGCCGAAGTGCCGGCGCTGCGTGAGGCACTGCTCGAAGCACAGTTCGAACTTCAGCAGCAAAAACGCTTTCCGGTGATCATTTTGATCAACGGCATCGAAGGCGCCGGCAAGGGCGAGACCGTGAAGCTGCTCAACGAGTGGATGGACCCGCGCCTGATCGAGGTCCGCACGTTCGATCAGCAGACCGACGAAGAACTGGCGCGACCACCGGCCTGGCGCTACTGGCGGATGCTTCCGGCCAAGGGCCGCATGGGCATCTTCTTTGGTAACTGGTACAGCCAGATGTTGCAGGCCCGGGTTCATGGCGTGATCAAGGAACCCCGGTTCGATCAGAGCATCAACGGTGCCGAACGCCTGGAAAAGATGTTGTGCGACGAAGGCGCGCTGATCTTCAAGTTCTGGTTTCACCTTTCCAAGAAGCAAATGAAGGACCGCCTCAAGGCCCTGGCCGACGACCCGCTGCACAGTTGGCGCATCAGCCCGCTGGACTGGCAGCAATCGGAGACTTACGACAGGTTCGTCAAGTATGGCGAACGCATTCTGCGCCGCACCAGCCGCGACTATGCGCCGTGGCATGTGATCGCCGGGATGGACCCGCGCTATCGGAGCCTGGCGGTCGGCAAGATTCTGCTTGAAGGCCTGCAAGGCGCGTTGAAACGGCCGAAGATTCACCCGGATAAAGTCAGCGCCGCACCACTGGCCAGCAGTGTCGATCTGGTGAACCTGCTCGACAGCCTTGACCTGAACCAACACCTGGAAAAGGAAGACTACGAAGAGCAACTGATCACCGAGCAAGCGCGTTTTTCCGGTTTGATGCGTGACAAACGCATGCGCCGCCACGCCTTGATCGCCGTGTTCGAAGGCAACGACGCGGCCGGCAAGGGCGGGGCGATCCGCCGGGTGGCCGCCGCGCTCGATCCTCGGCAATACAGCATCGTGCCGATTGCTGCGCCCACCGAAGAGGAGCGGGCGCATCCGTACTTGTGGCGTTTCTGGCGACATATTCCGGCGCGGGCCAAATTCACCGTGTTCGACCGTTCCTGGTATGGCCGGGTGCTGGTGGAGCGTATCGAAGGCTTTTGCAGCCCGGCCGACTGGCTGCGCGCCTACGGTGAGATCAACGACTTCGAAGAGCAGATCGCCGATGCCGGAGTGATCGTGGTCAAGTTCTGGCTGGCCATCGACAAACAGACGCAACTGGAGCGCTTCGAAGAACGCGAACAGATCCCCTTCAAGCGCTTCAAAATCACCGAAGACGACTGGCGCAATCGGGATAAATGGGAGGCCTATCGCGGCGCGGTCGGCGACATGGTCGACCGTACCAGCACCGAAATTTCCCCCTGGACGCTGGTGGAAGCCAACGACAAGCGCTGGGCCCGGGTCAAGGTTTTGCGCACGCTCAACCAGGCGCTGGAAGCGGCGTTCGAAAAGTCCGACAAGCATGAAAAGAAACTGAAAAAGCCCAAGACTTGA
- a CDS encoding thiolase family protein translates to MREVVIVDSVRTGLAKSFRGKFNQTRPDDMAAHCVNALLARSGIDPASVEDCIVGAGSNEGAQGYNIGRNVAVLSRLGTGTAGMTLNRFCSSGLQAIAIAANQIASGCSDIIVAGGVESISLTMKSVNTDNLINPLLKEQVPGIYFPMGQTAEIVARRYNVSREEQDLYALQSQQRTAQAQAAGLFDDEIVPMAVKYRVEDKATGQVQILDGVVDRDDCNRPDTTLESLAGLKPVFAEDGSVTAGNSSQLSDGASMTLVMSLEKALELGLKPKAFFRGFTVAGCEPDEMGIGPVFSVPKLLKAKGLQVADIDLWELNEAFASQCLYSRNRLGIDNEKYNVNGGSISIGHPFGMTGSRQVGHLVRELQRRKLRYGIVTMCVGGGMGATGLFEAVR, encoded by the coding sequence ATGCGTGAAGTGGTGATCGTCGACAGCGTGCGGACCGGCCTGGCCAAGTCCTTTCGCGGCAAGTTCAACCAGACCCGTCCGGACGACATGGCGGCCCACTGCGTCAATGCACTGCTGGCGCGCTCGGGCATCGACCCGGCCAGCGTCGAGGATTGCATCGTCGGCGCCGGCTCCAACGAAGGCGCCCAGGGCTACAACATCGGTCGCAACGTCGCGGTGCTGTCGCGCCTGGGCACCGGCACCGCCGGCATGACCCTCAACCGTTTCTGCTCATCGGGCTTGCAGGCGATTGCCATCGCTGCCAACCAGATCGCTTCGGGCTGCAGCGACATCATCGTCGCCGGTGGCGTCGAATCCATCAGCCTGACCATGAAAAGCGTCAACACCGACAACCTGATCAACCCGCTGCTGAAAGAGCAGGTGCCGGGCATCTACTTCCCCATGGGCCAGACCGCCGAAATCGTTGCGCGTCGTTACAACGTCAGCCGCGAAGAACAGGATCTGTACGCCCTGCAAAGTCAGCAGCGCACCGCTCAGGCGCAGGCCGCCGGGTTGTTCGACGACGAAATCGTGCCAATGGCGGTGAAGTATCGCGTTGAAGACAAGGCCACCGGGCAGGTGCAGATCCTCGATGGCGTCGTTGACCGCGACGACTGCAACCGTCCGGACACGACCCTGGAAAGTCTGGCGGGGTTGAAGCCGGTGTTTGCCGAAGACGGTTCGGTGACGGCGGGCAACTCGTCGCAGCTGTCCGACGGTGCGTCCATGACCCTGGTGATGAGCCTGGAGAAAGCGCTGGAACTGGGGTTGAAGCCGAAGGCGTTCTTCCGTGGTTTCACCGTGGCGGGTTGCGAACCGGATGAAATGGGCATCGGCCCGGTGTTTTCGGTGCCGAAGCTGCTCAAGGCCAAGGGTTTGCAGGTGGCCGACATTGACCTGTGGGAACTCAACGAAGCGTTTGCCTCGCAATGCCTGTACAGCCGCAACCGGCTGGGGATCGATAACGAGAAGTACAACGTCAATGGCGGCTCGATTTCCATCGGGCACCCGTTCGGCATGACCGGTTCGCGTCAGGTCGGGCATCTTGTGCGGGAATTGCAGCGACGTAAATTGCGCTACGGCATCGTCACCATGTGCGTGGGTGGCGGGATGGGCGCGACCGGGTTGTTTGAAGCGGTACGGTAA
- the mnmC gene encoding bifunctional tRNA (5-methylaminomethyl-2-thiouridine)(34)-methyltransferase MnmD/FAD-dependent 5-carboxymethylaminomethyl-2-thiouridine(34) oxidoreductase MnmC gives MKPVLPHAQLDWDDQGLPRSRVFDDVYFSNLSGLDETRYVFLEQNALRERFAALPVDGKLVIGETGFGTGLNFLCAWQLFEQHAVAGARLHFVSVEKYPLSLPDLQRALALWPELKPFADQLLAQYVAIHQGFQRLILDHGRITLTLLIGDALEQLPQLDAQIDAWFLDGFAPAKNPDMWTAELFVELARLAAPGSTISTFTSTGWVRRLLNAAGFKMKRTPGIGHKWEILRGVFLGWPEEVTKPVMAKPWFARPAPLTGERRALVIGAGLAGCATAASLAARGWQVSLLERHGALAQEASGNPQGVLYLKLSAHGTALSQLIVSGFGHTRRLLEQLHRGLDWDDCGVLQLAFNAKEAERQAQLAAAFPEDLLHTLDQAQAEIRAGIALQSGGLFYPEGGWVHPPALCQWQAAHPNIQILTHHDVLELRRAHGHWQALEGETVLADAPVVILAGAAEIKRFAYSSELPLKRIRGQITRLPQTSESEALGTVVCAEGYVAPARLGEHTLGASFDFNSDDLTPTAAEHAGNLQMLEEISVDLVARLGANALQPDALEGRAAFRCTSPDYLPIVGPLADGQAFADAYSALSKDARQTPDIPCPWLDGLYVNSGHGSRGLITAPLSGELLAAWLDDEPLPLPRAVAEACHPNRFALRRLIRGK, from the coding sequence ATGAAACCTGTACTGCCCCACGCCCAGCTCGACTGGGACGACCAAGGTCTCCCGCGCTCGCGGGTGTTCGATGATGTGTATTTTTCCAACCTGTCCGGGTTGGACGAAACCCGTTACGTCTTCCTCGAACAGAACGCGTTGCGTGAGCGTTTCGCGGCATTGCCGGTGGACGGGAAACTGGTGATTGGCGAGACCGGTTTTGGTACCGGGTTGAATTTCCTGTGCGCCTGGCAGTTGTTCGAGCAGCACGCTGTGGCCGGTGCGCGGTTGCATTTTGTCAGTGTCGAAAAGTACCCGCTGAGCCTGCCCGACCTGCAGCGGGCGCTCGCCTTGTGGCCGGAGCTCAAGCCGTTTGCCGATCAACTGCTGGCGCAATACGTGGCGATCCATCAAGGTTTCCAGCGCCTGATCCTGGACCACGGACGCATCACGCTGACGCTGCTGATCGGCGATGCGCTGGAACAGTTGCCACAGCTGGACGCGCAGATCGATGCCTGGTTTCTCGACGGTTTCGCCCCGGCGAAAAACCCCGACATGTGGACCGCCGAACTGTTTGTCGAGCTGGCCCGACTCGCGGCGCCCGGCTCGACGATCAGCACCTTCACCAGCACCGGTTGGGTACGTCGTCTGTTGAATGCCGCAGGCTTCAAGATGAAACGCACGCCCGGCATCGGCCACAAATGGGAAATCCTGCGCGGGGTGTTTCTCGGTTGGCCTGAGGAGGTCACGAAGCCCGTCATGGCAAAACCGTGGTTTGCGCGTCCGGCCCCCCTGACCGGCGAACGTCGGGCCTTGGTGATTGGTGCCGGTCTCGCCGGTTGCGCGACAGCCGCCAGCCTCGCGGCGCGGGGTTGGCAAGTCAGTCTGCTGGAGCGTCACGGCGCACTGGCGCAGGAAGCCTCGGGCAATCCTCAAGGGGTTTTGTACCTCAAGCTTTCCGCCCATGGCACCGCGTTGTCACAATTGATCGTCAGCGGGTTCGGCCACACCCGTCGCTTGCTTGAGCAGTTGCATCGAGGTCTCGACTGGGACGATTGCGGCGTACTGCAACTGGCCTTCAATGCCAAGGAAGCGGAGCGTCAGGCGCAATTGGCCGCAGCGTTTCCCGAGGACTTGCTGCACACGCTCGATCAAGCGCAGGCCGAAATCCGCGCCGGCATCGCGCTGCAATCGGGCGGCCTGTTCTACCCCGAAGGCGGCTGGGTGCACCCGCCCGCCCTGTGCCAATGGCAAGCGGCGCACCCGAACATACAGATCCTGACACATCACGATGTGCTGGAGTTGCGCCGAGCGCACGGACACTGGCAAGCCCTGGAGGGCGAAACCGTACTGGCCGATGCCCCGGTGGTGATACTGGCCGGCGCCGCCGAGATCAAGCGCTTCGCCTACAGCAGCGAGCTGCCGCTCAAACGCATTCGTGGGCAAATCACTCGCCTGCCACAGACCTCTGAAAGCGAGGCACTGGGCACCGTCGTCTGCGCCGAAGGTTATGTCGCGCCAGCTCGTTTGGGTGAACACACCCTGGGCGCCAGTTTTGATTTCAACTCCGATGACCTGACCCCGACCGCCGCCGAACATGCAGGCAATCTGCAAATGCTTGAAGAAATCTCGGTAGACCTGGTCGCTCGGCTCGGCGCGAATGCATTGCAGCCTGATGCACTTGAAGGCCGCGCAGCGTTTCGCTGCACCAGCCCGGATTACTTGCCGATTGTCGGCCCACTGGCCGACGGCCAGGCGTTCGCCGACGCCTACAGCGCCTTGAGCAAGGATGCCCGGCAAACCCCGGACATCCCTTGCCCATGGCTGGACGGTTTGTATGTCAACAGCGGCCACGGTTCCCGAGGTTTGATCACCGCACCGTTGTCAGGCGAGTTGCTCGCCGCGTGGCTGGATGACGAACCGCTGCCATTGCCAAGGGCCGTGGCCGAGGCGTGCCATCCGAACCGCTTCGCCTTGCGCCGATTGATTCGAGGCAAATGA
- a CDS encoding DUF6316 family protein, with the protein MYGMRAQDNAPAVHFRSDRMCRVNGELYFSTRENTLEGPFENPEAAAREIAAYIARMRGLTTKL; encoded by the coding sequence ATGTACGGCATGCGCGCTCAGGACAACGCCCCCGCCGTGCACTTTCGCAGTGACCGGATGTGTCGGGTGAATGGGGAGTTGTATTTCAGTACCCGGGAAAACACCCTGGAGGGGCCGTTTGAAAACCCGGAGGCGGCTGCGCGGGAGATTGCGGCTTACATCGCGCGGATGCGGGGTTTGACCACAAAACTATAA